The Synchiropus splendidus isolate RoL2022-P1 chromosome 1, RoL_Sspl_1.0, whole genome shotgun sequence genome includes a window with the following:
- the nmur1a gene encoding neuromedin-U receptor 1 — translation MAEGKKLFMRLLVFVRSAPKRLPEGRGQDRRKTRERERESVAREAGDEVNEEETLQEQHHFLAPSHDQHHDKNSFLCPVPMDIINCTLDLWDRSWWDCLPGETCANLTANESYAAIQDRCLTQKAYLERYLGPLRSPVFLPVCLIYLCIFLVGVLGNALTCTVIARNKVMWTPTNYYLFSLAVSDLLVLLLGMPLELYELWHNYPFLFGKGGCYFKTFLFETVCLASILNVTALSVERYIAVVHPLRAKSVVTRTHAKRVILAVWGLSVLCAVPNTSLHGITILHAPTTGNQTVEIPDSAICTLVKPRWVYNLTIQVTTLLFFVLPMLTISALYLLIGLQLKREKISQALDAKSGFGQDSFCNIRTQQQKARRQQVTKMLFVLVVVFAICWAPFHTDRLMWSFISNWTDSHLKFFEYVHIISGVFFYLSSAVNPILYNLMSTRFREMFREAMCHRPHHIIPRKHSLSVTRVTLRSTLSDAPLSHRAAVVEAEAEEGKLKNETSFLC, via the exons ATGGCGGAGGGGAAGAAACTGTTCATGCGCCTGCTGGTTTTTGTCCGTAGCGCTCCGAAGCGCCTGCCTGAGGGGAGGGGGCAGGATAGG AGGAAAaccagggagagagagagagagagcgtggcGAGAGAGGCTGGAGATGAGGTGAATGAGGAGGAGACACTGCaggagcagcatcactttctcgCGCCGTCACACGACCAGCACCACGACAAG AATTCCTTCCTCTGCCCTGTTCCGATGGATATCATCAACTGTACCTTGGATCTGTGGGACAGAAGCTGGTGGGACTGTCTCCCCGGGGAAACGTGTGCCAACCTCACAGCAAATGAGAGCTACGCAGCCATTCAGGACAGATGCTTGACACAGAAAGCCTATCTGGAGAGATATCTGGGGCCACTTCGTTCGCCGGTCTTTCTCCCGGTCTGCCTCATCTACCTGTGTATCTTCTTGGTGGGAGTGCTGGGCAACGCGTTGACCTGCACAGTCATCGCACGCAACAAAGTGATGTGGACGCCGACAAACTACTACCTGTTCAGCCTGGCCGTGTCGGACCTGCTGGTGCTTCTGCTCGGGATGCCTCTGGAGCTGTATGAGCTGTGGCACAACTACCCCTTCCTGTTCGGGAAGGGAGGCTGCTACTTCAAGACCTTTTTATTTGAGACGGTCTGCTTGGCCTCCATTCTCAATGTGACGGCCCTTAGTGTGGAGCGCTACATTGCTGTTGTGCACCCACTTCGAGCCAAGTCTGTGGTGACCCGCACGCATGCCAAGCGGGTCATCCTGGCCGTTTGGGgtctgtctgtgttgtgtgCTGTTCCAAACACCAGTCTCCATGGGATCACCATTCTTCACGCTCCCACAACAGGAAACCAAACTGTCGAGATCCCAGACTCTGCCATCTGCACTCTGGTGAAACCTCGATGGGTGTACAATCTGACCATCCAGGTGACCACCCTGCTATTTTTTGTCCTGCCCATGTTGACCATCAGCGCCCTCTACCTGCTCATCGGCCTGCAGCTTAAGCGGGAGAAGATAAGCCAGGCACTAGATGCCAAGTCGGGTTTTGGTCAGGACAGTTTTTGCAACATCCGTACTCAGCAGCAGAAGGCGCGGCGGCAGCaagtcacaaaaatgttgt TTGTCCTGGTGGTGGTGTTTGCCATCTGCTGGGCGCCATTTCACACGGATCGCCTCATGTGGAGCTTCATCAGCAACTGGACCGACAGCCATCTTAAGTTCTTCGAATACGTGCACATCATATCGGGGGTGTTTTTCTACCTCAGCTCCGCCGTGAACCCCATTCTGTACAATCTGATGTCGACACGCTTTCGGGAAATGTTCCGAGAGGCCATGTGCCACCGGCCGCACCACATCATCCCCAGGAAACACTCCCTCAGTGTCACCCGGGTGACACTCCGCAGCACCCTGAGCGATGCTCCGCTCAGCCACAGGGCAGCTGTGGTGGAGGCTGAGGCTGAGGAGGGGAAGCTTAAGAATGAAACCAGTTTTttgtgctaa